A stretch of Telopea speciosissima isolate NSW1024214 ecotype Mountain lineage chromosome 11, Tspe_v1, whole genome shotgun sequence DNA encodes these proteins:
- the LOC122645200 gene encoding uncharacterized protein LOC122645200 → MNASDTSVTGTADSQPPTVVPQLAYERLAFISALSTAPIPKNVNDAMSDPKWRQAMSEEKMALQKNGSSPVSMLASMLWATSVEVLDQQFDTPMEDSGEESSQPALLESENPDETSIAAVCAPLETPTVQDSPVDRGAGPYVLLIIMDPRPPITYQRHNTRGYAQAASSSNPTHNDPPAGGTQANHPPPPPDMPAHDTASLIRAIMEGQQQQMHQMITDMGNQFQAAIRSIQTSQAAPTTPADPAVPPPLAPQQDTEGRMMERFLKMQPLTFAGISKDTLLPVKWVKEMEKAFEFLGCNDHQKLICARYKLQYEAEAWWETTKPILQAAHPVLTWDIFKQPFFGNYFPTSVRKRKEIELAELVQGSKSVLEYQQKFEELFFFTPLHLGTDEAKAQKFEDGLRPQIASIMATRPTQGYSETVQTAKRVEDKQRDAYHVSQSSGKRATPFPDRGFNKYSRFSRSSAVSSLPQRSESETSVTRPVYAHPSTKVSDTTSTAPLSVAEFKCFTYGQMGHTSTTCHHKKPMLPPRQPAGKPQGRVYSVTASEAEANQAVVTGNFLNSSLIVNFNHYCHAYIIIKSWHIGTILLCDHPAYTLFDTGATHSFVSPSFAKRIGVLPKSLSEGLAVSTPTGSRIDLNTLYESCAVRIAGRIMNAHLILLDMTDFDLILGMDWLSAYKANVLCAERKMVFQPKCEKGFIFVGDKKKRPKKMVISALEMKKLLNKGCQGYLVSVLDIRTQVRPMTEIPIVEEFPDVFPDDLTSLPPPRENEFVIDLKPGSAPVSKAPYRMAPTDLKELQAQLQDLLKKGFIRPSISPWGAPVLFVKKKDGSMRMCIDYREPNKLTIKNKYPLPRIDDLFYQLQGAQVFSKIDLRSGTRYGHYEFLVMSFGLTNAPAAFMAMMNRVFHDVLDKFVGFLGHIISARGIEVDPGKVEAVVNWESPKIVTEIRSFLGLAGYYRRFIENFSKIAMPMTQLIKKGAKFEWNEDCENSFQELKKRLVTAPVLVLPDGTEGMAVYTDASKSGLGCMLMQNGKVIAYGSRQLKDHEKNYPTHDLELAAIVFALKLWRHYLYGEKIEIFTDHKSLKYFFTQKELNMRQRRWLELINDYEFDISYHPGKANVVANALSRKSADWNMGRFKVEDEILKDLHALEVEMIFGETEELISILMEQPSLRAQIIAAQSSDEEFQHIVNSISIGAQKSADFSLTSDGVLMFKDRLCVPADSHLKELILQEAHRSPYTVHPGGTKMYRDLKQFMWWHGMKNDVAAFVSKCSTCQQVKAVRNRPQGLLQPLATPEWKWENITMDFVTGLPRTRKGMDTIWVIVDRLTKTAHFIPMKITYSMDQLAKLYVDNITRLHGVPVNIVSDRDPRFTSRFWKSLQKALGTELSHSSAHHPETDGQSERTIQTLEDMLKACVLEMSGSWDEHLSLIDFAYNNSYHASIDMTPFKALYGKTCRTPLYCDEVGERRILGPELIQKTCEKVDLIREKIKAAQSRQKSYADKRRQHIQFKVGEKAFLKVSPIKGVVRFGKRGKLNPRYIGPFEILSRVGPVAYQLALPPAFAGVHDVFHVSMLRQFIPDSSHLLPQQPPELIADLTYEEAPKEIVDRKEHNLRNRIISFVKVKWGNHSVAEASWEREDLMKERYPYLFDLPGSSPVSMLASMLWAASVEVLDQPSDTPMEDSGEESSQPTLLESENPDETSIAAVCAPLETPTVQDSPVDRGAGPYVLVEHDASCSCDNCSFP, encoded by the exons CGGAGCTGGTCCTTATGTTctg CTGATCATTATGGATCCTCGGCCTCCTATTACATATCAGAGGCATAACACCAGAGGCTATGCACAGGCAGCCTCATCCTCCAATCCTACCCATAATGATCCTCCAGCTGGGGGAACACAAGCaaatcatcctcctcctccccctgaTATGCCTGCTCACGACACAGCTAGCCTTATAAGGGCTATAATGGAAGGGCAGCAACAGCAAATGCATCAGATGATTACCGATATGGGTAATCAATTCCAAGCAGCCATCAGGAGTATCCAAACTTCACAAGCAGCCCCTACAACTCCTGCAGACCCTGCTGTCCCTCCCCCTCTTGCTCCACAACAGGACACTGAAGGCCGCATGATGGAACGGTTCCTCAAGATGCAGCCTTTAACTTTTGCTGGAATCAGCAAGGACACCCTGCTTCCTGTTAAATGGgtgaaagagatggagaaagccTTTGAGTTTCTGGGATGCAATGACCACCAGAAACTCATCTGTGCTAGATATAAGCTACAGTATGAAGCAGAGGCTTGGTGGGAAACCACAAAGCCTATCTTGCAAGCGGCTCACCCTGTCCTAACTTGGGACATTTTTAAACAACCTTTCTTTGGGAATTACTTCCCCACCAGtgtgaggaagaggaaagagattgaATTGGCTGAATTGGTTCAGGGATCGAAGTCAGTGCTGGAGTACCAGCAGAAGTTTGAAGAGTTATTCTTCTTTACTCCTCTTCACTTGGGAACAGATGAAGCTAAAGCACAGAAGTTCGAAGATGGATTGAGGCCACAGATTGCTTCGATTATGGCCACCAGACCGACCCAGGGGTACTCAGAGACCGTGCAAACTGCAAAGAGGGTTGAGGATAAGCAGAGGGATGCTTATCATGTTAGTCAGTCTTCAGGCAAAAGAGCAACACCATTCCCTGACAGAGGATTCAACAAGTATAGTAGGTTTTCTAGATCTAGTGCAGTCTCATCTTTGCCACAGCGAAGTGAGTCTGAGACATCAGTAACCAGGCCGGTGTATGCCCATCCAAGCACCAAGGTGTCAGATACtacttctactgctccattgaGTGTTGCTGAGTTTAAATGTTTCACCTATGGCCAGATGGGTCATACTTCTACGACTTGCCATCACAAAAAGCCTATGCTTCCCCCTCGCCAACCAGCCGGTAAACCTCAAGGGCGAGTCTACTCTGTGACTGCAAGTGAGGCTGAGGCCAATCAGGCTGTAGTTACTGGTAACTTTCTAAACTCAAGCTTGATAGTAAATTTCAATCATTATTGTCATGCATACATAATCATCAAGTCATGGCATATAGGTACCATCCTTCTATGTGATCATCCAGCATATACATTGTTCGATACTGGAGCGACGCACTCCTTTGTGTCTCCGTCCTTTGCTAAGAGGATTGGTGTGTTACCTAAGAGTTTATCAGAAGGTTTAGCAGTCAGTACACCTACCGGGTCAAGAATAGACTTGAATACTTTATATGAATCGTGTGCAGTGAGAATTGCTGGTAGAATCATGAATGCACATCTGATTCTGCTCGATATGACTGACTTTGATCTCATATTGGGTATGGACTGGTTGTCGGCTTACAAAGCTAATGTATTATGTGCTGAAAGGAAGATGGTATTTCAGCCAAAGTGCGAGAAGGGATTCATCTTCGTAGGTGACAAGAAGAAAAGGCCAAAGAAAATGGTGATTTCAGCCTTGGAAATGAAGAAACTGTTGAACAAGGGATGCCAAGGATACCTTGTGTCGGTTTTGGATATCAGGACACAGGTTAGGCCAATGACTGAGATCCCTATTGTTGAGGAATTCCCTGATGTCTTTCCTGATGACTTGACAAGCCTGCCTCCACCAAGAGAGAATGAGTTTGTGATTGATCTTAAACCTGGATCGGCGCCAGTATCTAAAGCACCTTACAGAATGGCACCGACAGATTTGAAAGAATTACAAGCTCAGCTTCAAGACTTATTGAAGAAAGGCTTTATAAGACCAAGTATCTCACCTTGGGGTGCTCCAgtcttgtttgtgaagaagaaagacggaTCCATGAGGATGTGTATTGATTATAGAGAGCCGAACAAGCTAACAATCAAGAACAAGTATCCTCTGCCAAGGATTGATGATCTTTTTTATCAGCTTCAGGGTGCCCAAGTTTTTTCGAAGATAGATCTCAGATCAGG GACTCGATATGGGCACTATGAGTTCCTGGTTATGTCATTTGGGCTTACTAATGCCCCAGCAGCATTTATGGCCATGATGAACAGAGTCTTCCATGATGTCCTGGACAAGTTT GTTGGGTTTCTAGGCCATATTATTTCAGCCAGAGGGATTGAAGTGGACCCAGGGAAGGTTGAAGCTGTGGTAAATTGGGAGAGCCCTAAAATAGTAACAGAGATTAGAAGTTTTCTGGGATTAGCTGGGTATTATAGAAGGTTTATTGAAAACTTCTCAAAGATAGCTATGCCCATGACACAGCTTATtaagaagggcgccaagtttgagtggaatgaggaCTGTGAAAATAGTTTTCAGGAACTGAAGAAAAGATTGGTAACAGCCCCAGTTCTTGTTCTTCCTGATGGAACTGAAGGGATGGCGGTGTACACTGATGCCTCCAAGTCAGGGTTAGGATGTATGTTGATGCAGAATGGGAAGGTTATTGCCTATGGTTCTCGACAGTTAAAGgaccatgagaagaactaccctacaCATGACCTAGAATTGGCAGCAATTGTGTTTGCACTAAAGTTGTGGAGGCATTACCTGTATGGTGAGAAAATTGAGATTTTCACAGATCACAAGAGTttaaagtacttcttcacacaaaaggagttgaacatgaggcAAAGGAGGTGGCTTGAACTCATTAATGATTATGAGTTTGATATCTCATATCACCCAGGTAAAGCCAATGTAGTGGCTAATGCACTCAGTAGGAAGTCTGCAGATTGGAATATGGGTAGATTTAAGGTTGAGGATGAAATTCTGAAGGACTTACATGCTTTGGAAGTGGAAATGATATTTGGTGAAACTGAAGAATTGATTTCTATATTGATGGAGCAACCATCACTGCGAGCTCAGATAATAGCAGCACAGTCCTCTGATGAAGAATTTCAACACATTGTGAATAGTATTAGTATTGGGGCCCAGAAGAGTGCAGATTTTTCACTGACTTCTGATGGAGTGCTTATGTTTAAAGATAGACTATGTGTACCCGCGGATAGTCACTTGAAGGAGCTCATTTTACAAGAGGCTCACCGATCTCCCTATACTGTGCATCCTGGTGGTACCAAGATGTACCGAGACTTGAAACAGTTCATGTGGTGGCATGGCATGAAGAATGATGTAGCAGCCTTTGTTTCCAAGTGTTCTACATGTCAACAGGTTAAGGCTGTTAGGAATAGACCACAGGGACTTTTGCAACCCCTAGCTACaccagagtggaaatgggagaatataaccatggattttgtcactggcCTTCCTCGCACTAGGAAGGGAATGGATACAATCTGGGTAATTGTTGACAGATTGACCAAAACAGCCCACTTCATTCCTATGAAGATTACTTACTCCATGGATCAGCTAGCAAAGCTTTATGTGGATAACATTACCAGACTTCATGGGGTACCAGTGAacattgtgtctgacagagacccCAGGTTTACTTCAAGGTTCTGGAAGAGTCTACAGAAGGCTTTGGGTACTGAGTTGAGTCACAGTTCAGCACACCATCCTGAGACAGATGGACAGTCAGAAAGGACAATCCAGactttggaagacatgctcaagGCTTGTGTATTAGAGATGAGTGGCAGCTGGGATGAACACCTTTCTCTGATAGACTTTGCTTATAATAACAGCTACCACGCATCTATTGATATGACCCCATTTAAGGCATTGTATGGGAAGACTTGTCGTACTCCACTGTATTGtgatgaagttggagagcgaCGCATTTTAGGTCCTGAGCTGATCCAGAAgacttgtgagaaggtggatctgataagagaaaagatcaaggctGCACAGTCCCGGCAGAAGAGCTATGCAGATAAAAGGAGGCAACACATACAGTTTAAAGTTGGGGAGAAGGCATTCTTGAAGGTGTCTCCAATCAAGGGTGTTGTAAGATTTGGGAAGAGAGGGAAGTTAAACCCCAGATACATCGGCCCATTTGAGATTCTAAGTAGAGTTGGTCCAGTGGCTTATCAACTAGCACTGCCCCCAGCTTTTGCCGGTGTGCATGATGTGTTCCATGTCTCTATGTTGAGACAATTTATCCCTGATTCTTCACACCTGCTGCCTCAGCAACCCCCTGAGCTTATTGCTGACCTGACTTATGAAGAAGCGCCAAAGGAGATTGTAGACAGAAAGGAACACAACCTGAGGAATCGAATTATCTCTTTTGTTAAAGTCAAGTGGGGTAATCACTCTGTAGCTGAAGCGTCTTGGGAAAGAGAGGACTTAATGAAAGAGAGATACCCTTATCTCTTCGATCTTCCAG gttccagtccTGTGTCGATGCTTGCTTCAATgttatgggctgcatcggtcgaggtaCTAGACCAACCAtctgacacacctatggaggattccggggAGGAGTCTTCTCAACCTACCCTTCTAGAGtcagagaaccctg ATGAGACTTCTATCGCTGCTGTTTGTGCTCCTTTGGAGACTCCTACTGTTCAGGATTCTCCTGTTGATCGCGGAGCTGGTCCTTATGTTCTagtggagcacgatgcttcgtgctcctGCGACAACTGCTCATTCCCCTGA